The Methanothrix sp. genome has a segment encoding these proteins:
- a CDS encoding winged helix-turn-helix domain-containing protein, which produces MKRNRNEIISEILRVCMKGASKTRVVYQANLNFRTVNPYLELLMKNDLIVASNQGPRVVYETTEKGTDLMKTIEQVHSTLIEYQEPVPSSTSA; this is translated from the coding sequence ATGAAAAGAAATAGAAATGAGATCATATCCGAGATCCTCAGAGTCTGCATGAAAGGGGCAAGCAAGACCAGGGTGGTGTATCAGGCTAATCTCAATTTCAGAACAGTTAATCCTTATTTAGAGCTTCTGATGAAGAACGATCTGATTGTTGCCAGCAACCAGGGACCTCGTGTCGTCTATGAGACAACAGAAAAGGGAACGGACCTGATGAAGACCATAGAGCAGGTGCACAGCACTCTGATTGAATATCAGGAGCCAGTTCCCTCCTCAACCTCGGCCTGA
- a CDS encoding dihydroorotate dehydrogenase, with amino-acid sequence MPSLSVHVGGLDLKNPVLLAAGILGTTGASLCRASRAGAGGVVTKSIGSVPRAGHPGPCIVHVDCGLINAMGLPNPSYRDFQEEIDAARRGGAPVIASIFGSSAEEFAQISRSLDADAFELNLSCPHAEKYGSELGRYPDLVESVTGAVKAASNVPVWVKLTPNTADILELGLAAQRGGADAVVAINTLKAMAIDIETGYPILGNRFGGLSGRAIKPVAVRAVYDLASRLEIPVIGVGGISSWEDAVEMIMAGATSIQVGTALLQGYGIFEEIISGLSAYLQRKSITLEELCGMAGRRT; translated from the coding sequence ATGCCATCACTCTCCGTCCATGTCGGCGGCCTGGATCTGAAAAATCCTGTCCTTCTGGCTGCAGGCATCCTGGGCACCACTGGCGCATCCCTCTGCCGCGCATCCCGAGCGGGCGCAGGAGGGGTCGTCACCAAGTCCATCGGCTCTGTGCCAAGAGCGGGCCATCCCGGCCCCTGCATCGTCCATGTGGATTGCGGTCTTATCAATGCCATGGGCCTTCCCAATCCCTCTTACCGGGATTTCCAGGAGGAGATCGATGCTGCCAGAAGGGGTGGGGCGCCGGTCATAGCCAGCATCTTCGGCTCCAGTGCAGAGGAGTTCGCCCAGATCTCCCGCAGCCTGGATGCCGATGCCTTCGAGCTCAATTTATCCTGCCCCCATGCCGAGAAGTACGGCAGCGAGCTGGGGCGTTATCCCGATCTGGTGGAGTCAGTCACCGGGGCGGTGAAAGCGGCCTCAAACGTCCCGGTCTGGGTGAAGCTGACCCCCAACACTGCTGACATCCTGGAGCTGGGGCTGGCTGCTCAGAGGGGAGGAGCAGATGCCGTAGTGGCGATAAACACCCTCAAGGCCATGGCCATAGACATTGAGACCGGCTACCCCATTTTGGGCAACCGCTTTGGGGGCCTGTCCGGGCGGGCGATCAAGCCGGTGGCCGTGCGTGCGGTATACGACCTCGCCTCCCGGCTGGAGATCCCAGTGATAGGAGTGGGCGGAATATCCTCCTGGGAGGATGCTGTGGAGATGATCATGGCCGGAGCCACCTCGATTCAGGTGGGAACTGCCCTCCTGCAGGGCTATGGCATATTCGAGGAGATCATATCCGGCCTTTCGGCCTATCTGCAGAGAAAGTCGATCACATTGGAGGAGCTATGCGGCATGGCCGGGAGGCGCACATGA
- a CDS encoding dihydroorotate dehydrogenase electron transfer subunit has product MRPIDVTILDVVSEAPQIKTLWLDRDLDPYPGQYAMLWIRGLDEVPMSFSGPDSITVQSVGEASEALTSLGKGESIGLRGPLGRGFTILGERILIIGGGVGVAPLAFLGEQAAEAGREVTSLLGYRCCSDMIFLERFQRLGRTVVTTDDGSSGICGRVSAGLEALDIDEYDQIYLCGPEMMMWDVISKIREQAEKIQACINRYFKCAAGICGSCCLDPEGIRVCVEGPVIRADRLLESEFGRYRRGPTGGKGPCRG; this is encoded by the coding sequence ATGAGGCCTATAGATGTCACTATTCTGGATGTTGTGTCCGAGGCCCCTCAGATCAAAACCCTGTGGCTGGACAGAGACCTTGATCCCTATCCGGGACAGTATGCCATGCTCTGGATCCGGGGGCTGGACGAGGTGCCTATGAGCTTCTCCGGACCGGATAGCATCACTGTGCAGTCGGTGGGAGAGGCCTCCGAGGCCCTCACCAGCCTGGGCAAAGGGGAGAGTATCGGGCTGCGTGGCCCCCTTGGCAGGGGTTTTACCATCCTGGGAGAGAGGATTCTGATCATCGGCGGCGGGGTGGGGGTTGCTCCTCTGGCCTTCCTGGGCGAGCAGGCCGCTGAAGCGGGAAGAGAGGTCACCTCGCTGCTCGGCTATCGCTGCTGTAGCGATATGATATTTCTGGAGAGGTTCCAGAGATTGGGCAGGACGGTCGTCACCACTGATGATGGCTCAAGCGGGATCTGTGGTCGGGTGTCGGCGGGCCTTGAGGCTTTGGATATTGATGAGTATGATCAGATCTATCTTTGCGGCCCGGAGATGATGATGTGGGATGTGATCTCGAAGATCAGGGAGCAGGCAGAGAAGATTCAGGCCTGCATCAACCGCTACTTCAAGTGTGCTGCTGGGATATGCGGATCCTGCTGTCTGGACCCAGAGGGGATCAGAGTCTGCGTTGAAGGACCGGTGATCAGGGCCGATCGGCTCCTGGAGAGCGAGTTTGGCCGGTATCGGCGGGGGCCGACAGGAGGCAAAGGCCCTTGCAGAGGATGA
- a CDS encoding fumarylacetoacetate hydrolase family protein, translated as MIVRFVKDGTVRGGSYSIEHGIVSGGDIIPLEEVDLLVPCQPTKIICVGLNYVEHARELDMELPEEPVIFLKPPTAALSPGGEIVYPSSSQQVDYEGELAVVIGKRGRDIPADEAEGYILGYTCFNDVTARDLQRRDTQWTRAKSFDTFAPFGPWIASIDPANAAIQTRVNGRRVQQSSTSDLIFSVPRLIEFISGIMTLMPGDVIATGTPPGVGQLHKGDRVEVEIEGIGVLENSVV; from the coding sequence ATGATTGTCAGATTCGTGAAGGATGGCACTGTTCGGGGTGGCTCATATAGCATTGAACACGGAATAGTATCGGGAGGAGACATAATCCCTCTGGAGGAGGTGGATTTGCTCGTGCCCTGCCAGCCGACAAAGATCATCTGTGTGGGCTTGAACTATGTGGAGCATGCACGGGAACTGGATATGGAACTGCCCGAAGAGCCGGTAATCTTTCTCAAGCCTCCCACTGCTGCCTTGAGCCCGGGAGGGGAGATAGTCTATCCCTCCTCCAGCCAACAGGTGGACTATGAAGGGGAGCTGGCGGTGGTGATAGGAAAGAGGGGCAGGGATATCCCGGCGGATGAGGCGGAGGGCTATATTCTGGGATACACCTGCTTCAATGATGTTACCGCTCGCGATCTGCAGAGAAGGGATACTCAGTGGACCCGGGCGAAGAGCTTTGATACCTTTGCCCCCTTCGGCCCCTGGATTGCATCGATCGATCCCGCCAATGCTGCTATCCAGACGAGGGTGAACGGCAGGAGGGTGCAGCAGTCCAGTACCTCGGACCTGATATTCTCCGTTCCGAGGCTTATCGAGTTCATTAGCGGCATTATGACCCTGATGCCAGGGGATGTGATAGCCACAGGAACCCCGCCCGGGGTGGGCCAGTTGCATAAGGGCGACCGGGTGGAGGTGGAGATCGAGGGGATAGGGGTTCTGGAGAACTCTGTAGTGTGA
- a CDS encoding 2-amino-3,7-dideoxy-D-threo-hept-6-ulosonate synthase: MSEIGKRVRIERIMDRDSRNTVIIPLDHGISVGPIQGLADLPEMVNKVARGGANAVLQQKGMVRHGHRGYGQDVGLIVHMSASTSLGPDPDNKVQVCLVEECLKMGADAVSVHINIGSETESDQLSILGCVSERCDFWGMPLVAMMYPRGKNIANPNDVEVVAHAARAGAELGADIIKTNYTGDPESFARVVKGCPVPVVIAGGPKTDTDMEFLQMIDGAMQAGARGVAIGRNVFQHKDPVQMTQAIAAIVNQGKSAEEAIKILK, translated from the coding sequence TTGAGCGAGATTGGCAAGAGAGTGAGAATTGAGAGGATAATGGATCGAGACAGCAGGAACACAGTCATCATTCCCCTGGACCACGGCATATCAGTAGGTCCTATCCAAGGATTGGCTGACCTTCCAGAGATGGTGAACAAGGTGGCCCGGGGCGGGGCCAATGCTGTGCTGCAGCAGAAGGGAATGGTCAGACACGGCCACCGTGGCTACGGCCAGGATGTGGGCCTGATTGTGCACATGAGCGCCTCCACCTCACTGGGCCCAGACCCGGACAACAAGGTCCAGGTCTGCCTGGTGGAAGAGTGCCTCAAGATGGGCGCTGATGCAGTCTCTGTCCATATCAATATCGGCTCTGAGACCGAGTCCGATCAGCTCAGCATCCTGGGATGTGTGAGCGAGCGCTGCGACTTCTGGGGCATGCCCCTCGTCGCCATGATGTACCCCAGGGGCAAGAACATCGCCAATCCTAATGATGTAGAGGTGGTGGCCCACGCCGCCCGAGCGGGAGCTGAACTGGGAGCAGATATCATCAAGACCAACTATACTGGAGACCCGGAGAGCTTTGCCCGCGTGGTCAAGGGCTGTCCGGTGCCGGTGGTCATCGCAGGAGGTCCCAAGACCGATACGGACATGGAGTTCCTGCAGATGATCGATGGAGCGATGCAGGCCGGCGCCCGCGGTGTGGCTATAGGCAGAAACGTCTTCCAGCACAAAGATCCTGTGCAGATGACCCAGGCCATAGCAGCCATAGTGAATCAGGGCAAAAGCGCCGAGGAGGCGATTAAGATCCTAAAATGA
- a CDS encoding Ig-like domain-containing protein: protein MRSRATDEKGLDSDWSRPLLVTITGPAPVNNPPAAPSTPSGSTSGHSGSSYTYSTRTTDPDGDRVKYTFDWGDGSTSVPSLVSSGSTASTSHSWTVPSGSTRTFSVRSKATDEKGLDSDWSRPLSVTITGPAPVNNPPAAPSTPSGSTSGDSGSSYTYSTRTTDPDGDRVKYTFDWGDGSTSVTSLVSSGSTASTSHSWTVPSGSTRTFSVRSRATDEKGLDSDWSRPLSVTITGPAPVNNPPAAPSTPSGSTSGDSGSSYTYSTRTTDPDGDRVKYTFDWGDGSTSVTSLVSSGSTASTSHSWTVPSGSTRTFSVRSRATDEKGLDSDWSRSLSVTIKGSLQGANRPPATPSIPSGEIGGRSGKTYSYVTKATDPDGDRVKYIFDWGDGSTSETSFVSSGTPASASHVWIIEPGTIKIFEVRVKAIDEKGAASGWSNIVSIYILADREERPPTIPSKPSGPTSGISGVSYSYSTSSTDPDGDMIKYIFDWGDGSFETDFFPSGQTVTATHSWNVPAGTTRSYNVRALASDNRNVICPYPYWSEPLVVTIRGPGASVAAQRLSLPAEEGEASFAETEEVVLNIPLNDLNYPSATQIEENDPVDTGIEEDDPMGALIEEDDPMDAQIEENDPMDAWIEEDEPMDAWIEEDEPMDAWIEEDESMDTEIEEDCCFAEDDTYTIVSCGGELRIGAPGVLGNDQYGNEKSLSVKSYTQPAHAADFIMNPDGSFIYTANQDYCGEDSFTYTINGDCPSNEATVIVFVDCGLQNEEEVSLS from the coding sequence GTGCGCTCTCGGGCCACAGATGAGAAGGGTCTGGACTCCGACTGGTCCCGACCGTTGTTGGTTACCATAACCGGTCCTGCACCAGTGAACAATCCACCGGCTGCGCCTTCAACCCCCTCCGGCTCGACATCGGGCCACTCGGGGTCATCTTACACCTACTCCACCCGGACAACAGATCCCGATGGAGACCGGGTTAAGTACACCTTCGATTGGGGCGATGGGAGCACATCAGTCCCCTCCCTGGTCAGCTCAGGCTCTACAGCCAGCACATCTCACAGCTGGACAGTTCCCTCTGGCTCGACCAGGACCTTCAGTGTGCGCTCCAAGGCTACAGATGAGAAGGGTCTGGACTCCGACTGGTCCCGACCGTTGTCGGTTACCATAACCGGTCCCGCACCAGTGAACAATCCACCGGCTGCGCCTTCAACCCCCTCCGGCTCGACATCGGGCGACTCGGGGTCATCTTACACCTACTCCACCCGGACAACAGATCCCGATGGAGACCGGGTTAAGTACACCTTCGATTGGGGCGATGGAAGCACATCAGTCACCTCCCTGGTCAGCTCAGGTTCCACAGCCAGCACATCTCACAGCTGGACAGTTCCCTCTGGCTCGACCAGGACCTTCAGTGTGCGCTCCCGGGCTACAGATGAGAAGGGTCTGGACTCCGACTGGTCCCGACCGTTGTCGGTTACCATAACCGGTCCTGCACCAGTGAACAACCCACCGGCTGCGCCCTCAACCCCCTCCGGCTCGACATCGGGCGACTCGGGTTCATCTTACACCTACTCCACCCGGACAACAGATCCCGATGGAGACCGGGTTAAGTACACCTTCGATTGGGGCGATGGAAGCACATCAGTCACCTCCCTGGTCAGCTCAGGTTCCACAGCCAGCACATCTCACAGCTGGACAGTTCCCTCTGGCTCGACCAGGACCTTCAGTGTGCGCTCTCGGGCCACAGACGAGAAGGGCCTGGACTCCGACTGGTCCCGATCGTTGTCGGTTACCATAAAGGGTTCATTGCAAGGTGCGAATAGACCACCTGCAACACCATCGATTCCCTCTGGGGAAATAGGCGGACGATCAGGAAAGACCTATAGCTACGTTACCAAAGCGACTGATCCTGATGGAGACCGGGTAAAGTATATCTTCGATTGGGGAGATGGCAGCACATCTGAAACATCCTTTGTCAGCTCTGGCACGCCTGCAAGTGCATCCCACGTCTGGATTATTGAACCTGGAACAATCAAGATCTTTGAGGTTCGCGTGAAGGCCATAGATGAGAAAGGCGCAGCCTCAGGTTGGTCTAATATAGTGTCTATCTATATATTGGCAGATAGAGAGGAACGTCCACCCACTATACCATCTAAACCGTCCGGCCCCACCTCTGGAATCTCTGGGGTGTCTTACTCCTACTCGACATCGTCCACTGATCCAGATGGTGATATGATCAAATATATATTCGATTGGGGAGATGGATCTTTCGAGACTGATTTCTTCCCCTCTGGGCAGACTGTGACTGCTACCCATAGCTGGAATGTCCCGGCTGGAACTACTAGAAGCTACAATGTGCGTGCTTTAGCTTCGGATAATAGGAATGTGATCTGTCCGTATCCGTATTGGTCAGAACCGCTGGTGGTCACCATAAGGGGCCCAGGAGCTTCGGTTGCCGCTCAAAGGTTGAGCTTGCCGGCTGAAGAAGGTGAAGCATCATTTGCTGAGACCGAAGAGGTTGTTCTCAACATCCCCCTCAATGATCTCAATTATCCGTCAGCTACGCAGATCGAAGAGAACGATCCTGTGGATACAGGGATCGAAGAGGACGATCCTATGGGTGCACTAATCGAAGAGGACGATCCTATGGATGCACAGATCGAAGAGAACGATCCTATGGATGCATGGATCGAAGAGGACGAACCTATGGATGCATGGATCGAAGAGGACGAACCTATGGATGCATGGATCGAAGAGGACGAATCTATGGATACAGAGATTGAAGAGGACTGCTGTTTTGCAGAGGATGACACATATACCATAGTATCGTGTGGTGGTGAACTGAGAATAGGTGCTCCTGGTGTGCTCGGAAATGATCAATACGGCAATGAGAAATCCTTATCCGTAAAGAGCTACACCCAGCCAGCACATGCAGCCGATTTCATCATGAATCCAGATGGCTCTTTCATATATACTGCCAATCAGGATTATTGCGGCGAAGACAGCTTTACCTACACAATAAATGGAGATTGCCCATCCAATGAAGCCACAGTCATCGTCTTCGTGGACTGCGGTTTACAGAATGAAGAAGAGGTGAGCCTTTCATAA
- a CDS encoding choice-of-anchor E domain-containing protein — MRIKIWLMATLLIGLLLSFSASAETTPPSCGEVPIQQLNYAKTAEVDKFDPSLGELKSVTITVEACGYAWRTLTNQDKIPTGVDYTAILVANMVSDIPGVGEQYFEIGETFKFHLMPGESYEMLIGSQASPKCDYGEFTISDPADLAKYVGAGQRYRFQL, encoded by the coding sequence TTGAGAATTAAAATATGGCTAATGGCTACTCTCCTGATCGGGCTGCTCTTAAGCTTCTCTGCATCAGCGGAGACAACGCCGCCATCTTGTGGTGAAGTGCCCATTCAGCAGCTCAACTATGCGAAAACAGCCGAAGTTGACAAGTTCGATCCGTCTTTGGGAGAGCTAAAATCTGTCACAATAACTGTGGAAGCCTGTGGCTATGCCTGGCGTACATTAACGAACCAAGATAAAATCCCAACCGGAGTAGATTACACTGCTATTCTCGTGGCAAATATGGTCTCTGACATACCAGGCGTAGGTGAGCAATATTTCGAGATCGGAGAGACTTTTAAATTTCACTTGATGCCGGGCGAAAGCTATGAGATGCTGATCGGCTCGCAGGCGAGCCCTAAATGCGATTACGGTGAGTTTACCATAAGTGATCCTGCCGATCTGGCTAAGTACGTAGGTGCCGGGCAAAGATACAGATTCCAGTTGTGA
- a CDS encoding SdrD B-like domain-containing protein yields MGVIICVTYEYDVPACISGKKINDRTGQGIEGWTINLLKDGAVIDTTQTDSDGYYEFCDLLPGNYRICEEDRDGWMHVDSSCRDITLSGEDVEDVDFHNVPLLCISGHKFNSKTGEGLSGWTIQLKDSTGAVIATTTTGTGGYYEFCGLEAGDYEVCEVLKPGWNAVGQICIDVTLISQDSTDNDFENEPIIPPCVCPFLIKNDLYTASCNEVKVVDADNGILANDPAGSVVLNPESITIDPKYGTLEVNEDGSFVYDPTVATGRISSGTYVIFKYNANNGYCDSKYPGIAKIQVSCPRR; encoded by the coding sequence ATGGGCGTCATAATCTGTGTCACATATGAGTATGACGTTCCAGCTTGTATAAGCGGCAAGAAGATAAATGACCGTACAGGCCAAGGCATTGAAGGCTGGACCATCAACCTTCTCAAAGATGGAGCAGTAATCGATACCACTCAGACTGACTCTGATGGCTATTATGAATTCTGCGACCTTCTGCCAGGCAACTACAGGATCTGTGAGGAGGATAGAGATGGCTGGATGCACGTGGATTCATCCTGCAGAGATATAACCCTCAGCGGCGAGGATGTGGAAGATGTGGACTTCCATAATGTGCCACTCCTTTGCATCAGCGGCCACAAGTTCAACAGCAAGACTGGAGAGGGCCTCTCTGGCTGGACCATCCAGCTCAAGGATTCGACTGGAGCTGTCATAGCTACTACCACAACCGGCACTGGCGGCTACTACGAGTTCTGCGGGCTTGAAGCTGGCGATTATGAGGTCTGTGAGGTATTGAAACCCGGCTGGAATGCTGTAGGTCAGATCTGCATAGATGTGACACTTATCAGCCAGGATTCTACAGACAACGACTTCGAGAATGAGCCTATTATTCCGCCATGTGTGTGCCCGTTCCTGATCAAGAACGATCTGTACACTGCTTCCTGCAATGAGGTCAAAGTCGTTGATGCCGATAATGGAATCCTAGCCAATGATCCTGCTGGCTCAGTAGTGCTCAATCCGGAGTCGATAACCATTGATCCCAAGTATGGCACCCTCGAGGTCAATGAGGATGGCTCCTTTGTCTATGATCCCACTGTAGCCACTGGCCGCATCAGCTCTGGCACCTATGTGATCTTCAAGTACAACGCCAACAACGGGTACTGCGATTCCAAGTATCCTGGAATTGCCAAGATTCAGGTCAGCTGCCCCAGACGATAA
- a CDS encoding SdrD B-like domain-containing protein: MNPGESYEMLIGSQESPVCDQGVYTIGDPADLFEYIGAGKKMEIPIVTNSNIVVIGSSDWSSSGETYMGVTICVTYEYDVPACISGRKINDRTGQGIEGWTINLLKDGAVIATIQTDSDGGYEFCGLLPGDYEVCEEDRDGWMHVDSPCRDITLSGEDVEDVNFHNVPLLCISGHKFNSKTGEGLSGWTIQLKDSTGAVIDTTTTVTGGYYEFCGLEAGDYEVCEVLKPGWKAVGQICIDVTLISQDSTDNNFENEPIIPPCVCPFLIKNDLYTASCNEVKVVDADNGILANDPAGSVVLNPESITIDPKYGTLEVNEDGSFVYDPTVATGRISSGTYVIFKYNANNGYCDSKYPGIAKIQVSCPRR, encoded by the coding sequence TTGAATCCGGGCGAAAGCTATGAAATGCTGATCGGATCGCAGGAAAGCCCCGTATGCGATCAGGGTGTGTATACCATAGGCGATCCCGCTGATCTGTTTGAGTACATAGGTGCCGGAAAAAAGATGGAAATTCCAATTGTTACGAACAGCAATATCGTAGTCATTGGGAGTTCTGACTGGTCATCCAGCGGCGAAACCTACATGGGCGTCACAATCTGTGTCACATACGAATATGACGTTCCCGCTTGTATCAGCGGCAGGAAGATAAATGACCGTACGGGCCAAGGCATTGAAGGCTGGACCATCAACCTTCTCAAAGATGGAGCAGTAATCGCTACCATTCAGACCGACTCTGACGGCGGTTATGAGTTCTGCGGCCTCCTGCCAGGCGACTACGAGGTCTGTGAGGAGGATAGAGATGGCTGGATGCACGTGGATTCACCCTGCAGAGATATAACCCTCAGCGGCGAGGATGTGGAAGATGTGAACTTCCATAATGTGCCACTTCTTTGCATCAGCGGCCACAAGTTCAACAGCAAGACTGGAGAGGGTCTCTCTGGCTGGACCATCCAGCTCAAGGATTCGACTGGAGCTGTCATCGATACTACCACAACCGTCACTGGCGGCTACTACGAGTTCTGTGGGCTTGAAGCAGGCGATTATGAGGTCTGTGAGGTATTGAAACCTGGCTGGAAGGCTGTAGGGCAGATCTGCATAGATGTGACACTAATCAGCCAGGATTCTACAGACAACAACTTCGAGAATGAGCCTATTATTCCGCCATGTGTGTGCCCGTTCCTGATCAAGAACGATCTGTACACTGCTTCCTGCAATGAGGTCAAAGTCGTTGATGCCGATAATGGAATCCTAGCCAATGATCCTGCTGGCTCAGTAGTGCTCAATCCGGAGTCGATAACCATTGATCCCAAGTATGGCACCCTCGAGGTCAATGAGGATGGCTCCTTTGTCTATGATCCCACTGTAGCCACTGGCCGCATCAGCTCTGGCACCTATGTGATCTTCAAGTACAACGCCAACAACGGGTACTGCGATTCCAAGTATCCTGGAATTGCCAAGATTCAGGTCAGCTGCCCGAGACGATAA